Part of the Polyangiaceae bacterium genome, CGTCTCATCAAACTCGTGACCATACTCGCCTGCAAACGCGCTGGTCAATTCCGCTGGATGCGCCCGATGACGTGGGTCAGCTGGTCAGTGCCCGAGGCGCTTTTGCAGGAGCGTCTTCATCGCCGCGGATCTCGCGTCCAGGCGCTTCCGCAGCGCCTCGTCCGGCACGAGAGTGAGCTTCTCCTGGTCCCAGTCCCCGATGATCAGGCCGTAGCCCCACTCGATGAGCTCGTCGACGCGGCAGCGTTGGGGCTCCGCCTTGCACTCCGCGCGCTCCTCCGCCCGGCGTTTGGCGAGCCCTTCCTTGAACGCGAAGGTGCGCTTCTGGTACCGCCCGCCGACCAGCTCGAAGACCACCGGAAACGAGGGCGTGGTCGCGTAGGAGAGCACCGGATCGCCTTCCTCCACCTTGAATGGCGGGACGATGCAGGAACAGCTCCGGCACGCCATCGCCGCCGAGATCGCCGCACCACTCGACCATCAGCGACATGCGCTGCTTCGGCTCGCCCGGGCCGAGCGAGTACTCGCGACCTTTGGCCTGGTAGACGCGCTTGCCGCTCGCGTCGCGCACCCGCACGTAGGGCTCGTTGCCGCTCGTGGCGTCGGCGAGGTGCTCGACCTGGAAGCCGCCACAGGTGAACGAGCCCGCGGGCTCCGACCCCGGGGTCGTGAACTCCCGCGGTAATCGGCGCGAGGGCAGCTCCTCCCACACCGGAGGCGGGGGCGCGGCGACGCTGCCCGAAAGAGCCGGGACCGGTGGCGCGAGCGCGGGCACTTGGGGCGCGGCCTTGGGCTTCTCAGCCTGTTCCGCGGGCGGCGCTGCCGCGGCGCAGCCCATTGCCAGGAGAGCCAAGGCGAAGACGAACACGATCACAGACTACTCGACCTCCGCAGCCCGGCATTTTAGGGTGGCGGCCGTGGATCGGGGAACTCGCGTGTTCTGGGGCCTGGTCGTCGTCCTGTCCGGGGCAACGCTCTTCTACGCCCGCGGCGCGTCGGAGCAGCTCGCGTCGGCGAAGGCCGCGGAGATCAGCCTCAAGACCGGGGATCTCGTCAAGGTGACCCAGGTCGTGGACGGGGACTCCGTCGTGGTCGCCGACGCCAGCGGCGCGAACGTCGGCGTCCGCATCCTGGGTATCAAGACCTTCGGCGCCAAGGCCGACCGTGACGCCGCGACGCGCTTCGGCCGCGACGCCGTCGCAGCCATCGAAGAGATGACGAAGGAAGAGCCGGTGCGCGTGCTGGTCCACTCGACGGAGAAGGACAAACACGGCCGCACGCTGGCCACCCTATACGTCGGTGACGAAGACATCGGCCTCGTGCTGGTGAAGCGCGGGCTCGCTCTCACTTACACCGCGTACCCCGTACCGCAGACGCAGATCTACCTGGAGGCGCAGGCCGACGCGCAGGCGGCGGAGCGCGGGCTCTGGGGCGACGAAGCGGTCGCAGCCCGGGCCGTTCAGCTCTCCCGCGAGTGGAGCCGAGGCGCGGAATGATCCAGGTCCTGATGCGCTTCTTCTCGCGGCGCGTGCTGCGGCACCCGCCGGCACCGCTGCGCGTCAGCGTGCTGATGGCGGTGATCCTCGCGTACGGCACCACCGGGTACCTCTACTTCGAGCTGCCCGAGAACCCGAGCCTCACCTGGATGGACGGCGCCTGGTACTCCATCGTGACCATGACCACAGTCGGCTACGGCGACTTCTTCCCGAAGTCGCTCGGTGGTCGGTTGCTCGTGGCGGTGCCGCTGATGTTCTTCGGTATCGGCCTGCTCGGCTACGTGCTCTCGATCGCCGCTAGCGCGCTGGTTCAGGCCAAGAACAAGGAGCTCCATGGCATGGCAGACGTGTCCGTCGAAGGTCACCTGGTGATCATCAATTATCCGAACCTGAGCAAGGTGGAGCGCGTACTCGACGACCTCAACGGCGACCCGAGCTTCGGTCAGCGCGACGTCGTGTTGATCGACGAAGATCTCCCTGAGATACCCCCCGAGCTGAGCTCTCGGGGCGTGCGCTTCGTCCGAGGCAATCCCACCCGGGACGAGACCTTGAGCCGTGCCAACATCGATCACAGCGCCTACGTGATCGTGCTGACGAAGGTTCCGGGAAACCCGCACTCCGACAACCAGAACGTGGCCATCACGCTCGCCATCGAGGCGCGGCACCGGAAGGTCCACTCGGTCGTGGAGTGCGTGGACTATTCTGCGCAGGAGCTGCTCAAGAAGGCTGGCTGCGACGCAATCGTGTGCACTTCGCGCTTCGACGCCCACTTCCTCTCGAACGAGCTGCTCAACCCCGGCGTGCAGGAGATCGTGGAGGAGCTTACCTCCACCCAGGGTCAGCAGATCTTCGTCACGGAGGTCGCGCGCAGCGAGGGCCTGAGCTTCTCGAAGCTGGCGGACCACTGCAAGAAGCACGGTCACATCGCCATCGGCGCGCGTATCGACGGGGTCACTCAGCTGAACATCACCGACGACCGCAAGCTCTCGAAGGGCGACGCCGTGATCAGCATCGGGGAAGATAGGCTGAACGTGCTGTGACTCGGGAGCTCACTCCACGAGCTCGATCTCGTACTCCAGGAGCTGCCCCGCGCGCTCGACCTCGACGACGTCGCCGGCCCGCGCTCCAATCAGCGCCGAGCCCAGGGGAGAGGCCGGCGTCACCACGCGCGCCTCGACCCC contains:
- a CDS encoding thermonuclease family protein, producing MDRGTRVFWGLVVVLSGATLFYARGASEQLASAKAAEISLKTGDLVKVTQVVDGDSVVVADASGANVGVRILGIKTFGAKADRDAATRFGRDAVAAIEEMTKEEPVRVLVHSTEKDKHGRTLATLYVGDEDIGLVLVKRGLALTYTAYPVPQTQIYLEAQADAQAAERGLWGDEAVAARAVQLSREWSRGAE
- a CDS encoding NAD-binding protein — protein: MIQVLMRFFSRRVLRHPPAPLRVSVLMAVILAYGTTGYLYFELPENPSLTWMDGAWYSIVTMTTVGYGDFFPKSLGGRLLVAVPLMFFGIGLLGYVLSIAASALVQAKNKELHGMADVSVEGHLVIINYPNLSKVERVLDDLNGDPSFGQRDVVLIDEDLPEIPPELSSRGVRFVRGNPTRDETLSRANIDHSAYVIVLTKVPGNPHSDNQNVAITLAIEARHRKVHSVVECVDYSAQELLKKAGCDAIVCTSRFDAHFLSNELLNPGVQEIVEELTSTQGQQIFVTEVARSEGLSFSKLADHCKKHGHIAIGARIDGVTQLNITDDRKLSKGDAVISIGEDRLNVL